A region from the Thermoplasmatales archaeon genome encodes:
- a CDS encoding Isochorismatase family protein, producing MRMDHLERLSRYSLSDPDNVSILVLNYSADQFEKIFSKMEFVTAIRFITEISGKLSIPINYANKEVSDNTLIRKFIDEKTSERSRFLPAMTAYDDRFREGFMRYIPQKGKVISVRSEDAFTSSTLIKSVSDSGRKAIYICGFRTEVDVNITALSCLSHGFFPVVVSDATSTFSERSFYSALDSMSQVVEVIDTRDLIKLWGDIDQL from the coding sequence ATGCGCATGGATCATCTAGAGAGGCTTTCCAGGTATTCCCTTTCAGACCCTGATAACGTTTCCATTCTTGTTTTGAATTACTCTGCTGATCAGTTTGAAAAAATATTCAGTAAGATGGAATTCGTGACAGCAATCAGGTTCATTACCGAAATCTCCGGAAAATTGTCTATACCGATAAACTATGCAAACAAGGAGGTATCGGATAACACCTTAATCAGGAAATTCATCGACGAGAAGACCAGCGAAAGATCACGTTTTCTACCGGCGATGACAGCATACGATGACAGGTTCAGGGAAGGCTTCATGAGATATATCCCGCAAAAAGGAAAGGTCATATCCGTGAGAAGTGAAGATGCCTTCACCAGCAGCACGTTGATAAAATCTGTCTCGGATAGCGGACGAAAGGCCATATATATCTGTGGTTTCAGAACAGAAGTAGATGTGAATATAACCGCTCTTTCATGCCTTTCGCACGGCTTCTTTCCCGTGGTCGTTTCAGACGCCACTTCCACATTTTCAGAGCGTTCCTTTTATTCGGCACTGGATAGCATGTCGCAGGTGGTGGAGGTCATAGATACCAGAGATTTAATTAAGCTCTGGGGAGATATTGACCAGCTATGA
- the pgk2_1 gene encoding 2-phosphoglycerate kinase: protein MNQPTIVLIGGIPGVGKTSMAGEIAKALDIDIVLSGDYLREFIRPFGDYGKFAVMGTSVYDAWKYFGEKNRENVISGFLAQSEVMNTGLNAILRRALNNGENMVVEQLHFVPSQLEKDVFASIIPLYLYIKDIEVHRERLRERVNFTHSNSPGERLAEQLETYRLMMEYSMEESRARNVRIFESSDYHVAQKEIISYVTEQEKESHDKLQ from the coding sequence ATGAACCAACCAACGATAGTGTTAATCGGGGGCATACCCGGCGTCGGCAAGACCAGCATGGCTGGCGAAATTGCAAAGGCGCTTGACATAGACATTGTACTTTCCGGAGATTATCTGCGTGAATTCATACGACCCTTTGGGGATTATGGAAAATTTGCCGTTATGGGCACGAGTGTATATGACGCATGGAAATACTTTGGTGAAAAGAACAGGGAAAATGTTATTAGTGGTTTCCTTGCCCAGTCTGAGGTCATGAATACCGGCCTGAATGCAATATTGCGAAGGGCTCTTAACAACGGCGAAAATATGGTAGTAGAGCAGCTGCATTTCGTTCCATCACAGCTTGAGAAGGATGTGTTTGCTTCAATAATTCCTCTTTACCTTTACATCAAGGACATAGAGGTCCATAGAGAACGCCTACGGGAACGGGTAAATTTTACTCATTCAAATTCTCCCGGAGAGAGGCTTGCTGAACAGCTCGAAACATATAGGTTGATGATGGAATACTCAATGGAGGAATCCAGAGCCCGTAATGTCAGGATATTTGAGAGCAGCGATTACCATGTGGCACAGAAGGAAATAATTTCCTACGTAACAGAACAGGAGAAGGAATCACATGACAAGCTTCAATGA
- a CDS encoding diphosphomevalonate decarboxylase, with product MTSFNEMGETLLHDLQRDDIFPELVDYSVSYDPGKITYALGYPITGIEKFLGYSDKIINIANFPSVSITTDFSRAHAFCQSLPGSGKDSVILDGQVDEKYTRRSEKALNYFKSLYGISGSFRFFVQRERRYKEAKGLGESAAIAAAVSRSLVLNVFGEKAVNDDQFVSRFARLVSGSGTRSVAGGLSMWMSFPSIRERMSIGFRLNADIGKLNIAAAPSASVLRTEDAHGVAMNSLFYDRWGQGKFQSCRNIARGNISEDDIMATAQTDFYRINAVLMSSGSIIQNHESLQLIEKIIEFRKKNDGLYFTSDTGPSIVLMSRDCSIISEFSEFSGLKFLEGSIVTEWDHTPCRDRLHDAEEYFNA from the coding sequence ATGACAAGCTTCAATGAAATGGGCGAAACGCTTCTGCATGACCTTCAACGCGATGACATCTTTCCAGAGTTGGTTGATTACAGCGTTTCGTATGACCCCGGGAAGATTACCTACGCTCTCGGCTACCCGATCACCGGCATCGAAAAATTCCTGGGATATTCAGATAAGATAATCAATATCGCAAATTTCCCCTCGGTATCCATAACAACAGACTTCTCCAGGGCTCACGCTTTTTGCCAGAGCCTGCCGGGTAGTGGTAAGGATTCAGTGATCCTTGATGGGCAGGTGGATGAGAAATATACCCGCCGGTCAGAAAAGGCGCTCAATTATTTCAAGTCCCTGTACGGCATCAGCGGATCTTTTCGGTTCTTTGTGCAGCGGGAAAGAAGGTACAAGGAGGCAAAAGGTCTTGGAGAGTCTGCTGCAATAGCCGCCGCAGTTTCAAGGTCACTTGTCCTCAATGTGTTCGGGGAGAAAGCGGTTAACGACGATCAATTTGTGAGCCGTTTCGCCAGGCTTGTTTCCGGTTCGGGCACAAGATCAGTTGCCGGCGGGCTTTCCATGTGGATGTCCTTTCCTTCGATAAGGGAAAGGATGTCAATCGGGTTCAGGCTGAATGCGGACATCGGGAAGCTGAATATTGCAGCGGCACCTTCCGCGTCAGTGTTGAGGACTGAGGACGCTCATGGCGTTGCCATGAATTCATTGTTCTATGATAGATGGGGTCAGGGAAAATTTCAGTCCTGCAGGAACATTGCCAGAGGCAATATCAGCGAAGATGATATAATGGCAACTGCCCAGACAGATTTCTACAGGATAAATGCGGTTCTCATGTCTTCCGGTTCAATAATCCAGAATCACGAATCCCTTCAGCTCATAGAAAAAATCATTGAATTCAGGAAGAAGAACGATGGGTTATATTTTACTTCAGATACGGGCCCAAGCATTGTTCTGATGAGCAGGGATTGTTCTATAATCAGCGAATTCTCGGAATTCTCCGGATTAAAGTTCCTTGAAGGCAGCATTGTGACAGAATGGGATCATACACCCTGCAGGGATAGACTCCATGATGCAGAGGAATACTTCAATGCATGA
- a CDS encoding D-amino acid dehydrogenase small subunit, giving the protein MKNSSYDVIIVGAGIIGLSTAYHIKNESRNLRILVIDRAPSFAQGNTGKSAAGFRDLFSSEVNFKLSSSTIDFYRHVQENLGYDIGMNFVGYLFLMDDKQIGSGVVEEFSKRTRVKVLGKDEVSQIPNIRLIPEEQEKQLMDLADIDAGLLGLNCGIIEPDLISKFYYEELKKMGVEFSFSTELKKVNLEPVDPLNFPGEPFNWQKKKIASIDTNLGKLSADTYILATDVWTTALLDPVGIDSHVRPKKRQIFTITGKEIEETVMHSPINKDGVLPFTILPSHGVYIRPAPKERSMWIGLTDDIGRDFSFSEDPQPEPDFYNYSMAQVLSAYFPATSRAKIASSWAGYYSYSTTDMNPYVFRELNMVISTGTSGSGILKGDAIGRYTAAVYFGHSNVKLYGGKELDSSLLGVEKRNVERERFIL; this is encoded by the coding sequence GTGAAAAACTCCAGCTACGACGTGATCATTGTTGGTGCCGGCATCATAGGACTCAGCACAGCTTACCACATTAAGAATGAGAGCAGGAACCTCAGGATACTCGTCATAGACAGAGCACCATCGTTCGCACAGGGAAATACCGGCAAGAGCGCGGCAGGTTTCAGGGACCTGTTTTCGTCCGAAGTCAACTTCAAGCTGTCATCCTCAACAATTGATTTCTACAGACACGTTCAGGAGAATCTCGGATATGACATCGGGATGAACTTCGTTGGTTACCTGTTTCTGATGGACGATAAACAGATTGGATCCGGAGTAGTTGAGGAGTTCTCGAAACGCACCAGGGTGAAAGTCCTGGGCAAGGATGAGGTATCACAGATACCGAATATCAGGCTAATTCCCGAGGAACAGGAGAAACAGTTGATGGATCTGGCAGATATTGATGCTGGACTGCTGGGGCTGAACTGTGGAATTATAGAACCGGACCTGATTTCAAAATTCTACTACGAGGAACTGAAGAAGATGGGGGTGGAATTTTCATTCAGCACGGAGCTCAAAAAAGTAAATCTCGAGCCGGTTGACCCACTCAATTTCCCTGGTGAGCCATTCAACTGGCAGAAGAAGAAAATAGCATCCATTGACACGAACCTTGGAAAACTATCCGCAGATACGTATATACTTGCCACGGACGTGTGGACCACCGCTCTTCTTGATCCGGTAGGAATTGACAGCCATGTTCGACCGAAAAAGCGGCAGATATTCACCATTACGGGCAAAGAAATAGAGGAGACCGTGATGCATTCACCCATAAACAAGGATGGCGTCCTGCCTTTTACCATACTGCCGTCGCACGGCGTCTATATACGCCCTGCCCCGAAGGAACGATCAATGTGGATAGGGCTTACCGACGATATCGGCAGGGACTTCTCGTTCTCGGAAGATCCGCAACCGGAACCCGATTTCTACAATTACAGCATGGCGCAAGTTCTTTCCGCGTACTTCCCGGCAACTTCAAGGGCAAAAATAGCTTCCAGCTGGGCAGGTTACTATTCCTACAGCACCACGGACATGAATCCATACGTTTTCAGGGAGCTTAACATGGTTATCAGCACGGGAACAAGCGGAAGCGGAATCCTGAAGGGCGATGCTATTGGCCGCTACACAGCTGCAGTATACTTCGGGCACAGCAATGTGAAACTTTACGGCGGAAAGGAGCTTGACAGCAGCCTGTTGGGGGTAGAGAAGAGAAACGTTGAGAGGGAAAGGTTCATACTCTGA